The sequence TTGACGTTCCAACCGTGGCCTCGGTTTACGGCTCCTGTCTGGGAGGCGGTTGCGAGCTCGCCATCTTCTGTGATCTGGTCATCGCTGCGGATGATGCCAAGTTCGGCCAGCCGGAGATCCAGGTCGGGGTCTTTCCCCCGATTGCCGCCCAGATCATGCCGCGCATCATCGGGCAGAAGGCAGCGATGGAGCTGATCCTTTCCGGGAAAACCATCTCGGCCGGGGAGGCCAGGGAACTGGGGTTGATCAACCAGGTGGTGGGGCGAGACGAGCTGGAAACGGCCACCGCGGCCTTTTTGAAGCCCTACCTGAGGCTGAGCGCCGAGGTGCTCCGCTTGACAAAAAAGGCGGTTAAAGCAGGGCTTATGGACCCGCTGGAACCATCTTTGCAAACCATCGAAGCTATCTATCTGCAGGAACTCCTGAAGACAACGGATGCCCAGGAGGGCCTTGTCGCCTTTCTCGAAAAGAGAAAACCGCAGTGGCGCAATGAATAAGTTTACAGAGGGCTGCATCCCACGCCAACAGCCATGAAGCCGGGAGTGTACTTTCCGGCAGCCGTTTGCTGGAATGCCGGGCGTGTCAGCCCTCCAACTGGTCCATAAACTGAGGCGGGAACAGCAGCGGGAAGGCGTCTCCATTGTCCTATCCGGGAAATGGCTTGCCGGTTCGTCGGCAGGATGCGGCTGATGAACAGTCATCACTGGAGCGCCTCCGCAAATCGCTGCCTGGGGGAGGATGATATCCGCCCTTGATGGACAAGCAGTTAAATAATTGTCAATATAGGGTTCCTGAGACTAGAAAAAACAAAGTTTTTCAGGTTCATCCGGTCTATTTGCTGCGTGTAACAAATTATCGGCTGTAAATTGAATCGAAAGGCAGTATTCCGCTTTCAGTTCTGAATATAGATAGTAGTTGTTGACAACTACTCTATTGGGGAGTATAGTATTCGCAACTTGGCGGATTAGCATACACTTTTAAGTTCGGGAGCTAAACCATGGACAGGGAATCACGGAAAAAGCAGGTCGCCCACTGCCTTGTCGATATGGGCCAAACGATCACCTCCTGGGCCGCCAAGAACGGTCTGCACCACAAGATCGTCTCCGACCTGATCGACGGCAAGCTGAAGGGAACCCGAGGCGTCGCCCTGGAAACCCGTCGTGCAATGGAAAAAACGTTCGGTCCCATCTTCGACGAATAGACGAATAGGAGATCACCCCAAGGATCCTATGAATACCCAACAGATCGAAAAAGAACTCTGGGAGGCGGCCGATCAGCTCCGGGCCAATTCCAAACTCACCGCCGCCGAGTACTCCATGCCCGTCCTGGGGCTGATATTTCTGCGCCACGCCGACAATCGCTTCAAACAATTCGTGGATGAGATCGAGAAGTCCATCCCGCCCCAGGTGCCGGCGGCCCAGCGGGAAGGGTTGATCAAGCTGGAGTTTCAGGGCAAGGCCGCCATGTATCTGCCGCAAGAGGCCCGCTACGACTATCTGGCCGATCTGCCCAAGGGCAAGAATGTCGGCAAGGCCATCGACGA comes from Syntrophobacterales bacterium and encodes:
- a CDS encoding enoyl-CoA hydratase/isomerase family protein, coding for MSYEHIEAAMQDGLGTITLNRPPVNVLNIAMMKEINGVLDAWRGQKDLKAVLFQAKGKCFSAGVDVGEHMGDLAPKMIDAFHGMFRRMEKIDVPTVASVYGSCLGGGCELAIFCDLVIAADDAKFGQPEIQVGVFPPIAAQIMPRIIGQKAAMELILSGKTISAGEARELGLINQVVGRDELETATAAFLKPYLRLSAEVLRLTKKAVKAGLMDPLEPSLQTIEAIYLQELLKTTDAQEGLVAFLEKRKPQWRNE